In Horticoccus luteus, the following proteins share a genomic window:
- a CDS encoding GbsR/MarR family transcriptional regulator, producing MKLLPDETAEAVRPSDASAVVSPEFEQACGEFFTDLVGVVGIPRSVGQIYGLLFASPVPLGFTDIAQRLDISKGSASQGLRLLQSLGAVRSAGTSGDRRELFWPETRLRRLVSGILREKVEPLVSADESRMARLRELARATPDAAGAAFSEDQVKLLETWRRQMWLLLPILKTLLGPAPA from the coding sequence ATGAAACTGCTGCCTGATGAAACTGCTGAAGCTGTGCGTCCGAGCGACGCGAGCGCGGTGGTGTCTCCGGAGTTCGAGCAGGCGTGCGGGGAGTTTTTCACGGATTTGGTGGGGGTGGTGGGGATCCCGCGGTCGGTGGGGCAGATTTACGGGCTGCTGTTTGCGTCGCCGGTGCCGTTGGGTTTCACGGACATCGCGCAACGGCTGGACATCAGCAAAGGCTCGGCGAGCCAGGGGTTGCGGTTGTTGCAATCGCTGGGGGCGGTGCGGAGTGCAGGGACCTCGGGGGATCGACGGGAACTGTTTTGGCCGGAGACGCGGCTGCGGCGTCTGGTGAGTGGCATCCTGCGGGAAAAAGTGGAGCCCCTGGTGAGCGCGGACGAGTCGCGGATGGCGCGATTGCGGGAGCTGGCGAGAGCGACGCCGGATGCGGCGGGAGCGGCTTTTTCGGAAGATCAGGTGAAGTTGCTGGAGACCTGGCGCCGCCAGATGTGGCTCCTGCTGCCGATCCTGAAAACCCTCCTCGGTCCAGCGCCGGCGTAA
- a CDS encoding acyltransferase, with protein sequence MSTPNSAPARRFQSGIVNVRFAANVTVVEPVNVYGCEIGEGVFIGPFVEIQKDVQIGARTKVQSHAFICELVTIGTDCFIGHGVMFINDTFATGGPARGDKTQWRSTTIGHHVSIGSNATILPVRICDHVVIGAGAVVTKDITEAGIYVGNPAQLLRALSSASEVSS encoded by the coding sequence ATGAGCACGCCCAACTCGGCCCCTGCCCGCCGTTTCCAAAGTGGCATCGTCAACGTTCGCTTCGCAGCAAATGTGACGGTCGTCGAACCTGTGAACGTCTACGGCTGCGAGATCGGTGAGGGCGTATTCATCGGACCGTTCGTCGAAATCCAGAAGGATGTGCAGATCGGCGCCCGCACTAAGGTGCAGTCGCACGCGTTCATCTGCGAACTCGTCACGATCGGCACCGATTGCTTCATCGGCCACGGCGTCATGTTCATCAACGACACGTTCGCCACCGGCGGGCCGGCCCGCGGCGACAAGACGCAGTGGCGCTCCACGACGATCGGCCACCACGTCAGCATCGGCTCGAACGCCACGATCCTGCCGGTGCGCATCTGCGACCACGTCGTCATCGGTGCCGGCGCCGTTGTCACGAAGGACATCACCGAGGCCGGCATCTACGTTGGAAATCCCGCGCAGCTCCTGCGCGCCCTCTCATCCGCATCCGAAGTTTCGTCATGA
- a CDS encoding Gfo/Idh/MocA family protein — protein MSSTIEIAQIGCGYWGPNLLRNFSAVKGCRVKYLADLSEERRKFVAQSFPATHAIAEIDAILNDREINAVVIATPAGNHFELGRRALLAGKHIFVEKPLATTVAEVDELAQLAAERKLQVMVGHTFLYNSAVRYVRKMIEGGELGELRYIYSQRLNLGRIRSDIDALWNFAPHDIAIIQYWLGDPEPEEVTRHGMDFIQPGVQDVVFLNIKYPQKVMANIHVSWLDPQKTRKMVVVGSKKMVVYDDAAEDKIAIYDKGIDRKAVLGQNMDYDKPMSAQFSYRSGDILLPQINFIEPLRAEADHFVDCVRRNVTPLTGIDHARKVVRILEQASR, from the coding sequence ATGAGTAGCACTATCGAGATTGCCCAAATCGGCTGCGGCTATTGGGGACCAAATCTGTTGCGGAATTTTTCTGCGGTGAAGGGTTGCCGCGTGAAGTATCTCGCGGACCTCAGCGAAGAGCGGCGCAAGTTCGTCGCGCAAAGCTTTCCGGCGACCCACGCGATTGCGGAAATCGACGCGATCCTGAACGATCGCGAGATCAATGCGGTGGTGATCGCCACCCCCGCCGGCAATCACTTCGAGCTCGGCCGCCGGGCGTTGCTCGCCGGCAAGCATATCTTCGTTGAGAAACCTCTCGCCACGACGGTGGCTGAGGTGGACGAACTCGCGCAGCTCGCCGCCGAGCGGAAGCTGCAAGTGATGGTCGGCCACACCTTCCTCTACAACTCGGCAGTGCGCTACGTGCGCAAGATGATCGAGGGCGGCGAACTCGGCGAACTGCGCTACATCTACAGCCAGCGGCTCAACCTCGGGCGCATCCGTTCGGACATTGATGCGCTCTGGAATTTTGCCCCGCACGACATCGCCATCATCCAATACTGGCTCGGCGACCCGGAGCCGGAGGAAGTCACCCGTCATGGCATGGATTTCATCCAGCCTGGCGTGCAGGACGTCGTGTTCCTCAATATCAAGTATCCGCAAAAGGTCATGGCCAACATCCACGTGAGCTGGCTCGACCCGCAGAAGACGCGCAAGATGGTGGTCGTCGGATCGAAAAAGATGGTGGTCTACGACGACGCTGCGGAGGACAAGATTGCGATCTACGACAAGGGCATCGATCGCAAGGCCGTGCTCGGCCAAAACATGGACTACGACAAGCCCATGTCGGCGCAGTTTTCCTACCGGTCGGGCGACATCCTCCTGCCGCAGATCAATTTCATCGAGCCGCTCCGCGCCGAAGCCGATCATTTCGTCGACTGCGTGCGCCGCAACGTGACGCCGCTCACCGGCATCGACCACGCCCGCAAGGTCGTGCGCATTCTGGAGCAAGCCAGCCGCTGA